A region from the bacterium genome encodes:
- the glmS gene encoding glutamine--fructose-6-phosphate transaminase (isomerizing) has translation MCGIVGYIGNKQILPVLLNGLKRLEYRGYDSAGIAVISNNELWLRKKQGKIKELEKEIGNETPEGSIGIAHTRWATHGAPSTLNAHPHTDCTGTITLVHNGIVENFSQLKKSLEEKGHVFKTDTDTEVLAHLIEMLYDGDLAKATQKALHLVEGTFGLLVISTREPDKMIAARRGSPLVLGVGNGETFVASDGTAIVEHTRDVIFLEDDELAIIDRNGYQIRTISSDNAIVRSIEKLPFDMTHIQKSGFPHFMIKEINEQPQTVRDTMRGRLLTDEGSARLGGLDCCWEKLRKSKRFILTGCGTSWHAALIGEYLIEQLANVPVEVEYASEFRYRDPILQSGDTVLAITQSGETLDTLAALREAKRKGALSLGLCNVVGSTIARESDAGVYSHAGPEIGVASTKAFTSQVISLALIALSLGRMKRLSAEEGIEIVNALKKLPDKIEEVINQDSKIKQIAEYFVNHSNALYLGRGLNYPVALEGALKMKEISYIHAEGYPAAEMKHGPIALIDENMPVVFIAVQDSIYDKIISNIEEVKARGGKVIAIVTKGDKRVSEKVDYTVEIPETLHYLTPVLTVIPLQLLAYHTAVLKGCDVDQPRNLAKSVTVE, from the coding sequence ATGTGTGGAATTGTAGGCTACATCGGCAATAAACAGATACTCCCGGTATTGTTAAACGGATTGAAACGGCTTGAGTACAGGGGGTATGATTCTGCAGGTATTGCAGTTATAAGTAATAATGAATTGTGGCTCAGAAAAAAACAGGGCAAAATCAAAGAGCTGGAAAAAGAGATAGGCAATGAAACTCCTGAAGGAAGTATCGGGATTGCACATACAAGATGGGCGACACATGGAGCGCCCTCAACACTCAATGCTCATCCACATACTGACTGTACAGGAACAATAACTCTGGTGCATAACGGAATTGTTGAAAATTTTTCACAACTTAAAAAAAGCCTTGAAGAAAAAGGGCACGTTTTTAAGACAGATACCGATACTGAAGTTCTTGCACATCTTATTGAAATGCTTTATGACGGCGATCTTGCAAAAGCTACCCAGAAAGCTCTGCATCTTGTGGAAGGGACGTTCGGGCTTCTTGTCATATCTACAAGAGAACCTGATAAAATGATTGCAGCGAGAAGAGGAAGCCCTCTTGTGCTCGGTGTCGGCAATGGAGAGACTTTTGTGGCCTCTGACGGTACAGCAATTGTGGAGCATACAAGAGATGTTATCTTTCTCGAAGATGATGAACTTGCAATTATTGACAGAAACGGGTATCAGATACGTACCATCAGCAGCGATAATGCAATTGTCAGAAGTATTGAAAAACTTCCGTTTGATATGACACATATTCAAAAAAGCGGTTTTCCCCATTTTATGATAAAAGAGATTAATGAGCAGCCCCAGACTGTACGCGATACAATGCGGGGAAGACTTCTAACGGATGAAGGAAGTGCCCGCCTTGGCGGGCTTGATTGCTGTTGGGAAAAATTACGGAAAAGTAAAAGATTTATCCTGACAGGATGCGGCACAAGCTGGCACGCTGCACTGATAGGCGAATATCTTATTGAACAGCTTGCCAATGTGCCTGTGGAAGTTGAATATGCGTCTGAATTCAGGTACAGAGATCCCATACTGCAATCAGGCGATACTGTTCTTGCTATAACTCAGTCAGGGGAGACACTGGATACTCTTGCTGCTTTGAGAGAAGCTAAAAGAAAAGGGGCTCTTTCTCTCGGATTATGTAATGTTGTCGGAAGTACAATAGCAAGAGAGAGTGATGCAGGAGTATATTCCCATGCAGGACCTGAGATAGGTGTTGCCTCAACAAAAGCATTTACTTCACAGGTGATTTCCCTTGCACTAATTGCTTTGAGCCTTGGAAGGATGAAAAGGCTTTCTGCTGAAGAAGGTATTGAAATTGTTAATGCTCTTAAAAAGCTTCCGGATAAAATAGAAGAAGTGATTAATCAAGACAGCAAAATTAAACAAATAGCTGAATATTTTGTTAATCATTCCAATGCCCTTTACCTGGGAAGGGGCCTCAATTATCCTGTAGCACTTGAAGGTGCATTAAAGATGAAAGAGATATCGTATATTCATGCTGAAGGATATCCTGCTGCAGAGATGAAACACGGCCCTATCGCACTAATTGACGAAAATATGCCTGTAGTCTTTATTGCAGTTCAGGATTCCATATATGATAAAATAATAAGTAATATTGAAGAGGTGAAAGCACGCGGCGGGAAAGTTATTGCAATTGTAACAAAAGGTGATAAGAGGGTGTCTGAAAAAGTGGATTATACAGTTGAAATTCCGGAAACTCTCCATTATCTTACACCTGTTTTAACAGTCATACCGCTTCAGCTGCTCGCTTATCATACAGCTGTTCTTAAAGGCTGCGATGTTGATCAGCCGAGGAATCTTGCAAAGAGTGTGACAGTTGAGTAA